From the Saccharomonospora marina XMU15 genome, the window TCGCCGTGACCCGCGGTGTTCACGGCGTATTCCTTGTCGAAGACGCCGAGACTGAGTATCCACAGTGCCGCGCGGGTGAGCGAGACGTGCACCCGGTAGCTGCCGCCTTCCCGCGCTCTACGCGTGAGTGCCTCCACGATCCCGGCGGCCAGCAACCACGAGACGATGTAGTCGTTGACCACCATGATCGGTGGCAGGCCCGGGCGGTCACCGTCACCTTCCAGGTGCATCATCCCGACGAGGCTGCCCGCCGTCTGGTCGAACCCGATGCGGTCGGCCCACGGTCCTCGCTCGCCGTTCAGCGACGCGGTGGCGTGGATGATGCCGGGCCTGCTCGTCGCCGCCTGCTTCGCGGACAGTCCGATCCGGGAAAGGTAGCCGGGGCGGCGGTTGGCATAGAACACGTCGGCACCGGACAGCAGCCGCTGGATCAGCGCGTGGCCGTCCTCGCGGTACGGGTCGACGGTCGCCGAACGCACCCCCACGTTCGCGGTGGTGTAGATGGCGTCGTGCTCGAGTTCCTCCGGCCGCCACAGGTTGAGCACGTCGGCGCCGTGCAGTGCCAGCGCCCTGCCCACGCCCGCGCCTGCGATGACGTGACCCATGCCCAGTGCCCTCACACCGGACAGCGGATCGGCGGCCGAGGTGAGTGGCTCGGGCTTGCTCTGCCCGATCTTGGTGATCTCCACCAGCGGCATGTCGGCGAGTGCTTCGGTGTAGTGCGGCTCGGCGAGCAGTTCCTCGGTGGTGCGCAGCATCGGCAGCACGGTGCCCGCCGCCACCGCCGCCTCCTCCAGTTCCCTGCCGCGCCAGCGGGCGATCGCGGCGGCGACGGCCTTGGTGTCCTCGGGGACCCCGAGCAGCCGCTGGGCGGCTAGTTTGATCTTGGGGTACGGGTTTAGCGGCAGGACCCACCTGTCGTCGGCGGTGCGGTAGAACCGCAGGCCGAGCGCCTGGGTCGCGTTCGCCTGTGTGCCGGGCGGGTAGCCGTTGAGCAACTCCCACTTGCGGTCGTAGAAGGGGCACAGCCGGTGTGGTGCCACCCGCAGGTCGACGGCGATGTCCTGACCGCTGCCGCCGCGCAGCCGCCACAGCTTGGCCACGGCCGCGGACTTCGCGGCGAGTGCGACGGCCGCCGCGCCACCCAACCGCAGGGTGCTGGGCACGACGGGGTCGGCGCCGGTGAAGGTGATCGTCCCGCCGGTGTCGGCGGCGCTCATTCCCAGCCCCGCCAGTACGTCGGCGAGAGCGGCGTGCGGGTCGAAGGCGTCGTCGGTGGCCGGGCGGGCGAGCGCGCTCGTCAGCCGTTCAGTGAGCAGCATCGTGTTCCCAAGAGGTGAGCAGTTCTTCCGGGATCGGCAGGTGTTTGGCTCGCAGGTACTCGCCCACCGCCTTGCCCGCCTGATCGACGCGGGTGTTGGCCGAGGCGCTGGTACCGAGCAACCCGCGCAGCACGAAGTGCACGGCTCGCAACGCCGGTAGTTCGTGGCGGACGATGTCGAGGTCCTTCACCTCGGGCAGCAGCCTGCGCAGTTCCTCGGTGGACAGCGCCTGCCGAAGCCATGGCCACGACCGCTCGTCGGGCACCCACACTCCGACGTTGCAGTTGCCGCCCTTGTCGCCGCTTCGGGCGTAGGCCACCGAACCGAGTGCAGCGCTGCGAGTACCGGTGGCAGGTGGTGCGGCCGCGGGCTCGGGGTGGCGGGGTTGCTCGCTGACGGCGGTGTCGGCGGGCGGATCGATCCGCACGACCCTGCCGTCGTCGAGGACGGCTCGGTGCGCGACCGCTTCCTGCGGCAGCAGGGCGGGCCAGTAGTCGATCCGTGGTTTGGGTTTGGTGGCCGGTGCCGCGTCGGCGTCGTGGAAGAAGCCGGGAATGCTTTGCAGATAGAGGCCGGCGAGCCTGCGGGCAAGGCCGAGCCGCACGAGTGGTTCCCGCTGTCGTGCGGTCGCCGCGACGCGAACCGCCACGGTCGCGTCCCACTGGCTTTCCGGGTCCGTGGCGGCTGTACCCAGACGGGTGAACTCGAGTTGGTCCACGCCATCGGGCAGGTCCTTGCCCACCTGCGCACACAGCAGTTCGATCTTGTCGTCGACGTCGGGCGCGGTGACGAACACGGTGTCCACGATTGCGAAGCCCAGCTGCGCGAAGGCGGCCACCTTGGTCGTCGGCGGGGGAGGGCTTCCGGTGGCTCCGCCGACTCCGACCCGGTCCCGGCCGAGGGCGGTGAGCCGCAGCGTGTCGAAGTGAACCGTCACGTCCGGGTTGAGGTATGTGGGGCCCTGGATCTCGTACACCAACTGGGCGGTGACCGTGTCCACGGTGACGGCGCCGCCGTCCCTGGCGTGTTTGGTGATGACGCTCGTGCCGTCGGCGGCGATCTCGGCGATGGGGAAGCCGGGGGTGGTCATGTCGGGTATGCGGGTGAAGCCGGAGAAGTTGCCGCCCACCGCCTGTGAGCCGCACTCGATGATGTGTCCGGCCGTGACGGCGCCCGCCATGGCGGTCCAGTCGCCGCGATCCCACCCGTGCCACCAGGCGGCGGCGCCCGCGGCGAGCGAGGCGTCGGTCGCCCGCCCGCACACCACGATGTCGGCCCCCTCGGCCAGCGCGGCGGCGATGCCCCAGCCACCGAGGTAGGCGTTGGCCGCGATCGGCTCCAGGCCCCAACTGTCGAGCGGCTGCCCGGTGTCGAGATGCTCGAACCGGTGGCCCTCCGCGCGCAGCCGCGGCAGGTCGGGCGCTACGTTGTCGCCCTCGATGTGGGCGATGCGTAGCTGCACCCCCTCGTGCGAGGCGAGGTCGCGCAGGGCGGTCGCGAGCCCTGCCGGGTGGAAGCCGCCCGCGTTGGTGACGACCTTGATCCCGCGCTCGGCCAGCGCCGCGAGGTGCGGACGGATCTGGTCGAGGAAGTACCCGACGTAACCCTTGGTCGGGTCGTGCTGGTATCTCGCCGCCAGTGCGGCGAGGGTGATCTCGGCCAGGTAGTCACCTACGAGCACGTCGACGGGGTCACCAGCCATGGCTTCGTCGACGGCGGTGAATCGGTCGCCGAGATATCCGGAGAAGTTCGCGACACGGATGGGCCCGCGGGCCATCGTCACCACCTCCTCGTGGTGTTGGGGCACTCGACCCAAAGGCTAGCTTATTGAACATCTGCCAAAAAGCCTTCGGGTTGGGCTCCACCGCTCAGGCCGGGCAGCAGCGCTGGGGACCCTGCCTGACCTCGCTCGCCAGGCACAGGCTGTCGACGCGACGCCGCACTACCGGTCGAACCGCTTGCCGACGGCAAGCGTGTTGCTCTCCGGGAAGACTCCGGAGCCCACAACGCTGCCGAAGATCGGAGTCAGCAACTCGGCCAGTCTGGCCGTCGAGTCGGGGCCGAGTGCGTCCCACGGGGCGCGGGCGAGTTCGTCGGTGCGCTGCTCGATGTCCGCGCGTAACCGCAGCCCTCGATCGGTGGCCTTTCCCTCGGAGCCGACAAGCCCCCTCGCCGCGAGTCGCTCCCGCGCCCGCGACCATTCCCGCTCGCTCCAGCCCCTACTTGCGAAGGTCTCGGCGGGAGCGGCATCCACCGATGCGAAGGACACCAGCGACTCGACGGGATCGAGGTCAAAGGCAAGCAGTGCCGCGAGATGCCCGTCGCCGCGGTGCTCGCGCAGGATGGTGGCTGCCTGCCACAACACCAGGCATGGGTCGTCCTGCCAAGGCTGGTCGGCGTTCGCGGCGGCGAGTGGGCGGCCGTGCAGCGGTGCCGCCTCGGCGGCCCTGCATGCCAGCAGTGCGGCCTCCCGCACCGTTGCCTCGTCGCGGTCGGCGCCCAGCAGCCGCTTGTAGATCGCCTCCACTGCCCGCAACCGGGTGTCCAGCACGCGCTGCGGTGTCGCTGTCCGCCACGCGGCGGGCACGTTTTCGGCGACCATGCTCGGACTGAAGCTGTAGAACGTGGCCGACACGAGTTCGACTCCGGCGGCACCCAGCGGTGCTGCCCGCCACGCGAAGTAGCTCGGCCAGCGTTGCGTGATGTCGTACCCGAGCGCCGCGGCCTGTTCGAAGCCTTCCGGTGCGTAGTAGAGCACCGCGTGAATGGGCTCCAGCAGCCACCACATCAGGCGCTCGACGCTCGGTCCCTCCACCACGGTGCCTCCCGCGTTCGATCCGGCCTCGACCAGGCCACCCTCCCAGACTATCTTGACAAAGACAAGATTGGATTGGAGTGCCGGTGAGAGAGTTCGGTTACCGAGGCCGCGACGGTTGTCGCTTGTTCGCCACCACGGTCGGGGAGGGACCCGCAGTGGTCCTGCTGCACGGCGGCGGACCCGACCATCACAGCCTGCTTCCGCTCGCCCATGAGCTGGCCGCCGCCCACACCGTCGTGCTTCCCGATGTACGCGGTTACGGTCGCTCACACTGCGCGGATCCCGCTCGCCACACCTGGTCCAGCTACGCCGAGGACGTGGTGGCCCTGCTCGATCAACTCGGCCTCGACCAGGCCGCCGTCGGAGGAACCGGCCTCGGCGCCACCATCACGCTGCGCGCCGCGCTGGAACACCCCGACCGGGTCAGTGCCGCCATCCTCGTCAGCGTCGAGGACATCGAGGACGATGCCGCCAAAGCCGAGGAGATCGCCTTCATGGACGCCTTCGCCGAGCGGGTGCGCACCCAGGGCGTCGAGGCGGCATGGGCCCCGATCCTGCCGGGACTCGCCCCGATCATCGGCACGTTGGTCCGCGACGCCATCCCACGGTCGGACCAGGACAGCGTCGCGGCGGCAGCGGCGATCGGGCGCGACCGCGCCTTTCGTGACGTCGCCGAACTCGCGCCGATCACCGCGCCGACCTTGGTGTTTCCCGGGATAGATCGGCGCCACCCGGCAGCGCTGGCCGAGCGCGTCGCGCAGGTGCTGCCCGATGCCCGGCTCGTTCCGGACGCGTTCTCGGCCGACCTGCGCACGGCCGACGATCTCGCCGCAGCACTCGGCCCCGAGATCCGACGCTTTCTCGCCCAGATCGACCATGGTTGCCGCCGCGGCTGCTAGCGGCCTTCGGCGGCCATACGGATGCCGAGAGCGACCAGAACGGTCCCGCTCACAGCTTCCAGCCTGCGCCGGATCACGGGTCGGCGAAACCAGTCGCTCGCGCGGCCGACCGCGGCGGCGAGCCCGAGGTACAGCACGATCTCGATCGCCACCTGCAGCAGCGCCAGCACCGCCGTGGTGGCGAACAGCGGGTGCTCGGCCGGGATGAACTGCGGGTAGAAGGCCACCATGAACGCCGCCGCCTTGGGATTGGCCAGCATCACCACGAAACCCTCGAGGAACGCCTTGAGCCATCCCCGTTCGACGTCGGCGGGCACCCGCGCACCGACATCGGTCGCGGGTTCGTCCCCGCGGCCGAGCCATGCCTCACGCCACATCCTGACGCCCAGGTACAGCAGGAACCCGGCACCGAGCACCCGGAGCACGACGAAGGCGACCTCGGATGCGGCGACCAGCGCGGCCAGCCCTCCCGCGGCCAGCAGCGCCCACAGGTAGAGACCGGCCTGCAGTCCCAGCACCGTGGGTACCGCGCCCGCGAACCCCCGCAGCGCGGCACGCCGCAGGATCAGCGCCATGGCCGGGCCCGGCGAGGCCGAGATCAGCACGACAGCGGTGGCAAAGGCGAACAGTGAGCCGGGCAGTTGCATGGACCGCATCATGCTCGCGTGCGGCAGGCGGGCTCAACCGACTTGCGCTCCGGCCAGTTCCGCGGGCCGGGGGAGGCAGCGACCGGTGACGTCGGGAGCCGCCGGTGCCCACGGGAGGCCGCGGGGGCCCCGGTCAGCCGTCGGCGCCATCTCCGTCTCCGCCGAGTTTCCATGCCCGGTAGTGGTGTCCCCAGCGCTCGAGCTGCGCTGTGATGTCGCGCAGGCTCGCTCCCATGGCGGTGACCGAGTACTCCACTTTGGGCGGCACCTGCGGGTACACGGTGCGCCGCACCAGCCCGTCGGCTTCCAGTTCCCGTAGTTGCCTGGTCAGCATCCGAGGGGTGATGCCAGGCAGCGCCCTGTCGAGTTCACCGAAGCGCATGGTGCCCTGCAGCAGATGTCGAAGAATCACCAGCTTCCACTTGCCGCCGATGACCTCCAGCGCGGCCTCGACCATGCATTCCTCGGCCAACGCTTCGATACGGGCAGCCATGTGAGCCTCCCCTGACCTCGATACTATCCAGCCTGATAGTACTGGTCATCAAAGACCGTACTTGTTCTGATCGTAGCCAAGGCCGAGGCTTTCCCCATGACCTTGCTGCAACGTGTGGAACACGACCCCGACTGGTACGAGCCCTACCGCATCTCGCTGGCGATCAAGGCCAACGGTCTGATCTTCGTATCCGGCCAGGCCGGGATCGACGAGCACGGTCGGACCGTCGGTGTCGGGGATTTCGAAACCCAGGCACGCCAGGCGCTGCGCAACCTGGCGACCGTGCTGGAACAGGGAGGCAGCAGCCTCGCCGAGGTCGTCAAGGTGACCATCATGGTCACCGACATGAGCTACCTGGACCAGATCATCCGGCTACGCGAGGAGTACTTCACCGAGCCCTACCCGGCCGACACGTTGCTGCAGGTGGCAGGGCTGGCGCAACCCGACTGGCTGGTGGAGATCGACGCGATCGCGGTGGCCGGGTAGTCGCCGCCTTTCGCATTCGACGCGGGCACGTCAATGCGAGCCGGTGAGGGTGCCTGCCAGTGTGTTGTGCCGCTGCCTGCTGTCGGGGTTCATGCCGACGACGGTGACGGGGGTGCCGCGCGATTCGTACTTGGTGGTGATGGCGTCGAGTACGCGACGGTGCAGGCGTCCCGGATGTGGGCGTCGGACAGGTCGATGACGACGTCGGGTGGGTCGCCCGCGTAGTTCCCGCCGACGTGAACGAGTCCACAGTGTTCGATGACGGCTGCGCCCGTGTCGTTCGATGACGGCTGCGCCCGTGTCGGTGAGGACTTCGCGAAGCCAGGTATGACCGCGGTCGAGTCGTGCCAAGCTCGCCGTGCACCGCGCCGCCGACGGAACTACCGCCGTGAGGTGGCAGCCGCAATCGTCGGTCCCGATGGTGGAAGGCCCGGCAGCCCTTCGACCACCGGGGCCGTTCCAACGACACGCGGTTTCAGGGCTGCGTGGCGACCTGCTTCGGTGTCGGGGCGGTGTCGACCCGCAGTGCGCGTACGGTGACACCACCGAGGACCAGGAACGCCGCGACGAGCAGGTACACCTGCCCCGGCCCCCAACCCGCATCGAGCAACCAACCCGCCACGACCGGGGAGAGGATGGCGCCGATGCGGCCGATCCCGATGCCCCAGCCGACGCCTGTCGCGCGAACGTCGGCAGGATAGATCGACGGCGTGAGCGCGTACAGACCGGCGACACAGCCGTTGACGAACAGCCCGATCAGCACGCCAACGGCGAAGGCCGTCACGAGTGTGGCGGTGGCGGGGACGAACACCGTGAGCAGTACCGCGGTGAGAACCGTGTATCCCACCAGCACGTGCTTCAGCGCGATGCGGGTGGCAAGGAAGCCCAGCAGGGTGGTGCCGAAGATGCCGCCGAGGTTCAGCAGCACACCGCCGGTGATGCCCTGCGTCGCGGACAGCCCGGCCTCCACGAGGAGCTTCGGAGTCCAGCTGGTGACGAAGTAGAACCCGAACATGACCATGAAGAAGCTCAGCCAGGTGAGCAGCGTGTTGCGTCGCAGCCGCGCCGAACCGAGCCTGCGGATGTTGCCGACCGAGGAGGGTTCGGCGGTGGTCGTCGCGGCGGGCATCGACTCCAGCGCAGGATGGCGCATGGCCGTCAGCAGTCTGTTGATCCGCTCCAGCGCGCTCGCCGATCGTTTCGTGAGCAGGAAGTCGAGCGACTCCGGCAACCGCCACAGCACGGCGGGGATGAGCAACGCCGTCGCAATGGCGCCGAAGCCGAACACCGAGCGCCACCCGGACTCCTGCTGCAACAGGGCAGCGACGATACCGCCCACTGTGGCACCGATCGCGTAGCCGGTGGAGTTGAGGCTCACCGCGAGCCCGCGCCAGCGAGCGTTGGCGAACTCGGCGGCGATCACGTTGCTGCTCGCGAGAATGCCACCGATACCGATGCCGGTGAGCACGCGGGTGAGTCCGAGCTGGACCGGCGCCTGGCTGACTGCCGAGAAGAACATTCCGCTGGAGGCGATCACGAGGCAGATCAGGATCAGGGCGCGCCTGCCGATGCGGTCGGCGAGCGGCGCGAGGGCGAGGGAACCGAGCGCCATGCCGACGAGACCTGCGCTGAGTAGTAGGCCCAGAGCCGAGGACGACAGGTTCCATTCCTGTGACACGCCGTTGGCGGTGAAGGCCATGACGAGAACGTCGAAGCCGTCCAAGACGTTGAGCAGTACGCAGATCGCGATAGCGGACCACTGGAATGCGGACATGGGACTCGCGTCGATGCGAGCCCGAAGCGAAATGCTCATTCGGTTTGCCTCACTGGAATCCGAAGGTGAACGGGAGCAGGCGCAAGAGCTTGCGGGCGCGTTGCCGAGGGAACAAGCCGGACTCTCATTGAATGAAGCAGTCGCCGATCGGCCGCGCCGCGGCCGTGTGGCTACTCCGTCGCTGGTGCCGCGGTGGAGCCGCCCGCGGTCCGCGGTGAGGCCAGCGCGCGGCTGATCCCCCT encodes:
- a CDS encoding CoA transferase, with protein sequence MLLTERLTSALARPATDDAFDPHAALADVLAGLGMSAADTGGTITFTGADPVVPSTLRLGGAAAVALAAKSAAVAKLWRLRGGSGQDIAVDLRVAPHRLCPFYDRKWELLNGYPPGTQANATQALGLRFYRTADDRWVLPLNPYPKIKLAAQRLLGVPEDTKAVAAAIARWRGRELEEAAVAAGTVLPMLRTTEELLAEPHYTEALADMPLVEITKIGQSKPEPLTSAADPLSGVRALGMGHVIAGAGVGRALALHGADVLNLWRPEELEHDAIYTTANVGVRSATVDPYREDGHALIQRLLSGADVFYANRRPGYLSRIGLSAKQAATSRPGIIHATASLNGERGPWADRIGFDQTAGSLVGMMHLEGDGDRPGLPPIMVVNDYIVSWLLAAGIVEALTRRAREGGSYRVHVSLTRAALWILSLGVFDKEYAVNTAGHGEDHSYLDPKTFSARTPLGHYQGVTEQVSMSRTPGRYPFVLVPRGSCRPEWTE
- a CDS encoding acyclic terpene utilization AtuA family protein, coding for MARGPIRVANFSGYLGDRFTAVDEAMAGDPVDVLVGDYLAEITLAALAARYQHDPTKGYVGYFLDQIRPHLAALAERGIKVVTNAGGFHPAGLATALRDLASHEGVQLRIAHIEGDNVAPDLPRLRAEGHRFEHLDTGQPLDSWGLEPIAANAYLGGWGIAAALAEGADIVVCGRATDASLAAGAAAWWHGWDRGDWTAMAGAVTAGHIIECGSQAVGGNFSGFTRIPDMTTPGFPIAEIAADGTSVITKHARDGGAVTVDTVTAQLVYEIQGPTYLNPDVTVHFDTLRLTALGRDRVGVGGATGSPPPPTTKVAAFAQLGFAIVDTVFVTAPDVDDKIELLCAQVGKDLPDGVDQLEFTRLGTAATDPESQWDATVAVRVAATARQREPLVRLGLARRLAGLYLQSIPGFFHDADAAPATKPKPRIDYWPALLPQEAVAHRAVLDDGRVVRIDPPADTAVSEQPRHPEPAAAPPATGTRSAALGSVAYARSGDKGGNCNVGVWVPDERSWPWLRQALSTEELRRLLPEVKDLDIVRHELPALRAVHFVLRGLLGTSASANTRVDQAGKAVGEYLRAKHLPIPEELLTSWEHDAAH
- a CDS encoding SCO6745 family protein; protein product: MVEGPSVERLMWWLLEPIHAVLYYAPEGFEQAAALGYDITQRWPSYFAWRAAPLGAAGVELVSATFYSFSPSMVAENVPAAWRTATPQRVLDTRLRAVEAIYKRLLGADRDEATVREAALLACRAAEAAPLHGRPLAAANADQPWQDDPCLVLWQAATILREHRGDGHLAALLAFDLDPVESLVSFASVDAAPAETFASRGWSEREWSRARERLAARGLVGSEGKATDRGLRLRADIEQRTDELARAPWDALGPDSTARLAELLTPIFGSVVGSGVFPESNTLAVGKRFDR
- a CDS encoding alpha/beta fold hydrolase, with product MREFGYRGRDGCRLFATTVGEGPAVVLLHGGGPDHHSLLPLAHELAAAHTVVLPDVRGYGRSHCADPARHTWSSYAEDVVALLDQLGLDQAAVGGTGLGATITLRAALEHPDRVSAAILVSVEDIEDDAAKAEEIAFMDAFAERVRTQGVEAAWAPILPGLAPIIGTLVRDAIPRSDQDSVAAAAAIGRDRAFRDVAELAPITAPTLVFPGIDRRHPAALAERVAQVLPDARLVPDAFSADLRTADDLAAALGPEIRRFLAQIDHGCRRGC
- a CDS encoding LysE family translocator, which codes for MQLPGSLFAFATAVVLISASPGPAMALILRRAALRGFAGAVPTVLGLQAGLYLWALLAAGGLAALVAASEVAFVVLRVLGAGFLLYLGVRMWREAWLGRGDEPATDVGARVPADVERGWLKAFLEGFVVMLANPKAAAFMVAFYPQFIPAEHPLFATTAVLALLQVAIEIVLYLGLAAAVGRASDWFRRPVIRRRLEAVSGTVLVALGIRMAAEGR
- a CDS encoding winged helix-turn-helix transcriptional regulator — protein: MAARIEALAEECMVEAALEVIGGKWKLVILRHLLQGTMRFGELDRALPGITPRMLTRQLRELEADGLVRRTVYPQVPPKVEYSVTAMGASLRDITAQLERWGHHYRAWKLGGDGDGADG
- a CDS encoding RidA family protein, whose product is MTLLQRVEHDPDWYEPYRISLAIKANGLIFVSGQAGIDEHGRTVGVGDFETQARQALRNLATVLEQGGSSLAEVVKVTIMVTDMSYLDQIIRLREEYFTEPYPADTLLQVAGLAQPDWLVEIDAIAVAG
- a CDS encoding MFS transporter, yielding MSISLRARIDASPMSAFQWSAIAICVLLNVLDGFDVLVMAFTANGVSQEWNLSSSALGLLLSAGLVGMALGSLALAPLADRIGRRALILICLVIASSGMFFSAVSQAPVQLGLTRVLTGIGIGGILASSNVIAAEFANARWRGLAVSLNSTGYAIGATVGGIVAALLQQESGWRSVFGFGAIATALLIPAVLWRLPESLDFLLTKRSASALERINRLLTAMRHPALESMPAATTTAEPSSVGNIRRLGSARLRRNTLLTWLSFFMVMFGFYFVTSWTPKLLVEAGLSATQGITGGVLLNLGGIFGTTLLGFLATRIALKHVLVGYTVLTAVLLTVFVPATATLVTAFAVGVLIGLFVNGCVAGLYALTPSIYPADVRATGVGWGIGIGRIGAILSPVVAGWLLDAGWGPGQVYLLVAAFLVLGGVTVRALRVDTAPTPKQVATQP